A window from Thermodesulfobacteriota bacterium encodes these proteins:
- a CDS encoding sigma 54-interacting transcriptional regulator has protein sequence MRRIEEITLLYEISKALNEHLDLRKSLYKVLEILSSSMNMVRGTITILNPLRNEINIEVAHGISKSAMSKVKYKLGEGITGRVIETGKGVAIPKISDEPLFLDRTASRKAVPIEEFSFICVPVKKGKQVIGALSVDRPFDESYLLKEGKKLLSVVATMIAQHVINIETIRLEKKQLREENRKLREELENKYSITNIIGNSNKMREVYQMISQVSKSNATVLIRGESGTGKELTANSIHYSSNRAKNAFIKVNCVSLPENLIESELFGHEKGAFTGAIKKKLGKFELAHMGTILLDEIGSISLDVQVKLLRVLQEKEFERVGGHQTIKVNVRVVAATNKNLEQAVEDESFRGDLYYRLNVFPIYMPPLRERKTDILLLADYFLEKYAKENHKDIRRFSTPAIDMLMEYHWPGNVRELENCIERAVLLCEGGVIHSYHLPPTLQTGMESDTLPALSIEDAVANLEKEMLIDALKNTRGNITAAAKILRTTVRKFSYKAEKYHIDYRNYR, from the coding sequence ATAAGACGGATAGAAGAAATTACCCTGCTGTATGAGATTAGCAAGGCCCTGAATGAACATCTCGACCTGCGAAAATCCTTGTACAAGGTTTTGGAGATACTGTCCAGCTCCATGAATATGGTTAGGGGAACCATAACCATTTTGAATCCCTTAAGAAACGAGATAAACATCGAGGTAGCGCATGGCATTTCCAAAAGTGCTATGTCCAAGGTAAAATATAAACTCGGAGAGGGAATTACCGGCCGGGTGATTGAAACCGGAAAAGGGGTCGCCATTCCAAAAATAAGCGATGAACCGCTGTTTCTTGACAGAACTGCATCCAGAAAGGCCGTACCGATTGAAGAATTCTCTTTTATTTGTGTGCCGGTGAAAAAGGGAAAACAGGTGATTGGAGCATTGAGCGTAGACAGGCCTTTTGATGAATCCTACCTGCTGAAAGAGGGGAAAAAACTTCTCTCAGTTGTGGCCACCATGATCGCCCAGCATGTGATTAACATTGAAACCATCCGCCTGGAAAAAAAGCAGTTAAGAGAAGAGAATAGAAAGCTCAGGGAAGAACTGGAGAATAAATACAGTATCACCAATATTATCGGCAACAGCAATAAAATGCGCGAGGTCTATCAGATGATCTCCCAGGTTTCCAAGAGTAATGCCACCGTGCTTATTCGAGGGGAAAGCGGAACAGGAAAAGAACTCACCGCTAACTCCATCCATTACAGCAGCAACCGGGCAAAGAATGCTTTTATTAAGGTCAACTGCGTGTCTTTGCCGGAAAATTTGATTGAAAGCGAGCTTTTTGGTCATGAAAAAGGGGCTTTTACCGGTGCAATTAAAAAGAAGTTGGGAAAATTTGAGCTGGCACACATGGGAACCATTCTCTTAGATGAAATCGGTTCCATCAGTCTTGATGTACAGGTTAAATTGCTTCGTGTCTTACAGGAAAAAGAATTCGAGCGGGTCGGTGGTCATCAAACCATTAAAGTGAATGTTCGCGTGGTTGCCGCCACCAACAAAAACCTTGAACAGGCTGTGGAAGATGAAAGTTTCCGGGGCGACCTGTATTACCGGTTGAATGTTTTTCCAATTTACATGCCTCCCTTAAGAGAGCGCAAGACCGACATTCTGCTTCTGGCCGACTATTTTCTTGAGAAATATGCCAAAGAAAACCACAAGGACATCAGAAGGTTTTCCACGCCGGCCATAGACATGCTGATGGAATACCACTGGCCGGGAAATGTAAGAGAGCTGGAAAATTGCATTGAACGGGCGGTGCTACTATGCGAGGGGGGCGTCATCCACAGCTATCACCTTCCACCTACGCTGCAAACGGGCATGGAATCAGATACATTGCCAGCCTTATCCATAGAAGATGCGGTAGCAAACCTTGAAAAGGAGATGCTCATAGACGCACTCAAAAATACTC